Proteins encoded in a region of the Triticum dicoccoides isolate Atlit2015 ecotype Zavitan chromosome 3A, WEW_v2.0, whole genome shotgun sequence genome:
- the LOC119267274 gene encoding uncharacterized protein LOC119267274, whose product MRRGDVDDDVRHHRRIPRADEIDAARFPMTICYSDDDEEIDLKSPSEIVALYAACRDRITEYDPKKRARVLTRFCGVNLAGFDLDRESKVGLGPLLEDVTPQLWELRAGTSYNVVSVKVIESDRGYPVSVFGTVLVRDSIDYRCVYLFRREREDPQIINSKEDMLALTGPRRGLVAFDNIHFEFNLKVKGDPDDEDFSKGVIESRTFDSGPITMMLPSWLSTVELVFAPVKHPVAASLQINILNGPPYAPFVGKVSAGTRNAETHIILYDGRAMSCSGILVGDDGSIPLSRNLVVIPIPTWDDDEEFLVHVCIFDNDEDEGTHVTLQHPDEEHVCTHGSYELKVKVTWTAILTRPMGAKYNPKRNLSWAERYGSLNYSG is encoded by the exons ATGCGGCGCGGCGATGTCGACGACGACGTCAGGCACCACCGCCGGATTCCCCGCGCCGACGAGATCGATGCTGCCAGGTTCCCCATGACAATCTGttacagcgacgacgacgaggagatcGATCTGAAGTCGCCGTCGGAGATCGTAGCCCTCTACGCCGCGTGCCGCGACCGCATCACCGAGTACGACCCCAAGAAGAGAGCCCGCGTTCTCACCCGCTTCTGCGGCGTCAACCTCGCCGGCTTCGACCTCGACAGAGAGT CCAAGGTTGGCCTCGGGCCGCTGCTTGAGGATGTAACGCCGCAGCTGTGGGAGCTCCGGGCGGGGACGTCGTACAATGTCGTTTCGGTCAAGGTAATCGAATCCGATCGGGGCTACCCGGTCAGTGTGTTCGGTACCGTTCTCGTGAGAGATAGCATCGACTACAGATGCGTCTATCTGTTCAGACGCGAGAGAGAAGATCCCCAGATCATCAACTCCAAG GAGGATATGTTAGCATTGACAGGTCCACGTCGAGGATTAGTAGCATTTGATAATATACATTTTGAGTTCAACCTGAAGGTAAAGGGTGATCCTGATGATGAAGACTTTAGCAAAGGCGTAATTGAGTCCCGCACCTTTGACTCTGGACCCATAACTATGATGCTACCTAGTTGGCTCAGTACAGTGGAATTAGTATTTGCACCTGTTAAACATCCGGTGGCGGCTAGCCTCCAAATCAACATTCTGAACGGTCCGCCCTATGCCCCTTTCGTTGGCAAAGTATCTGCTGGGACTAGAAATGCCGAGACCCATATTATTCTATACGATGGTAGAGCAATGAGTTGCAGCGGGATATTAGTCGGAGATGATGGCTCCATTCCCTTGAGTCGTAATTTGGTGGTTATCCCTATACCTACATGGGACGATGATGAAGAGTTTTTGGTCCATGTTTGTATTTTTGATAATGACGAGGATGAAGGCACTCATGTTACTCTACAGCACCCTGATGAAGAGCATGTTTGCACTCACGGTTCCTATGAGCTAAAAGTGAAGGTTACATGGACTGCCATCCTCACAAGACCGATGGGTGCCAAATATAACCCAAAGAGGAACCTCTCTTGGGCCGAGCGTTATGGTTCGCTGAATTACAGTGGTTGA